The following proteins come from a genomic window of Streptomyces sp. GS7:
- a CDS encoding Fur family transcriptional regulator: MSDLLERLRGRGWRLTAQRRVVAEVLDGDHVHYTADEVHARATERLPEISRATVYNTLGELVSLGEVIEVSTDGRAKRYDPNAHHDHQHLVCSRCGTIRDVHVHGDPLSALPEPERYGFQVSEVTVTYRGICPNCSGS, from the coding sequence ATGAGTGACCTGCTGGAACGACTCCGGGGACGCGGCTGGCGGCTGACCGCACAGCGCCGCGTCGTCGCCGAGGTCCTCGACGGGGACCACGTCCACTACACCGCCGACGAGGTGCACGCCCGGGCGACCGAACGCCTCCCCGAGATCTCCCGCGCCACGGTCTACAACACCCTCGGCGAACTGGTCTCGCTCGGCGAGGTGATCGAGGTGAGCACCGACGGCCGCGCCAAGCGCTACGACCCCAACGCCCATCACGACCACCAGCACCTGGTCTGCTCGCGCTGCGGCACGATCCGCGACGTCCACGTCCACGGCGACCCGCTCTCCGCCCTCCCCGAACCGGAGCGCTACGGCTTCCAGGTCTCCGAGGTCACCGTGACGTACCGGGGCATCTGCCCCAACTGCTCCGGCTCCTGA